Within the Zea mays cultivar B73 chromosome 10, Zm-B73-REFERENCE-NAM-5.0, whole genome shotgun sequence genome, the region ACGGgttcagccccctcctctataaaaatagAGAAATACGGCCGATTTGGAATCATCAATCGAACCtacaatcaatacaatttacgTTTTATctcaggagtagttctagtctagttttagtttagtcttccaatccccaaattctccacttctattcgactctacgtcgattagaggagtataggttggcctgccgagcctagacaacacctaggatctctcctccccgacggggtccctctcgggagcgagatccaagcgacgccggcgacttccgccgctcctgcgtacgcgcggaccgtccggcctgtaggtgcggaccgtctggccgtcagccaggaaaccctagccctgtactaggtcgcggaccatccagcccctggccgcggaccgtccgcgtctgtgcAGCGAGCACCGTCGCGGGTTGTCACGTGGTGATTGACGACCAAAAAAGGCACCAACAAGTGGTATGAAAGGTGGTCTCTCTCGTAAGGACACATGTAGTTTATATATTAAGCTAGGAGATAATGTGATATTTACCATTACAATAAAACACGTTCTTGAATTGTTACCAGACCAACATTTCATAAATACAGATAAACTCACAACTTATACACATAATGATAATTATGCCAACGTTTCAAGTGACAAAATATCAATTATTTCATAAAGCTAAACTTATTAAATAAGTCATATACAATATCAGAAGAATCTAAACTTCATATCTTTACCTGTGATATATATTATTAATAGAATAATCTAAACTTGCTATAAACGCCCGGCGCACCACGCTCCAACCGGACGCGCACCGCATCGTCCGCGCATCCCACTCCCCAAAGATGCCACCAGCGACTCCGTGAGGCCGTCGTCGCCGCCCCATTTCACTTCCCACTGCCGCCTTCGCCACCGCCGCTCCACTGCACCACCACTCCAGTCTACCCGTACACGCACTCTCCGCGGTCCACGCCATGGCCTCCCAGCTCCGCCTCCACCTTGCGGCTACACCGCCTCTCCTTCCTCACCGCCGTCCGCACCTCGCGCGGCCGCTCTGCCCCACCCTAAACCCAATCCGAGCGCCGCTCCCCCCTCTCTCACGCGTTCTCTCCCACGCTCGTCCCGCCCGTGCGGTCGGGGGAGGCATCGAGCCGAAGGAGGGCGTTGTTGCGGAGGGAGACGAGTCTGGCGGAGGGCCCGTGCTCGTGGGTGAGGATTCGGCTGCGTTCGAGCTCAAGGACCAGAGCGTGGCGTCGTGGGCTTACTTCGCCGGGATACTAGGTGCGGTGCTCGTTGCGCTCAACGTGCTGTGGATCGACCCCAGTACCGGGGTCGGGACCAAATTCCTCGACGCTGTCGCCTccgtctccgacagccacgaggtGCGTACTCTTTATTTACGGGGCTTTCGGATTTCACTAGAAAAAATGCGCGCGCCTAGTGGCCAGTCACCGTCCAACGAGATTAAAAAGTAATTTTTAAATGCACGAAGCGATATATTGTATGAAATATGGTGTGTAGTCCTGGGTAAACTTTGTCCAGATAGATATTGTAGTAGAGGGATGTTGCTCGAGGAGCATTTAAGGTCAGAACAACGTTATCACAACATAAGTTTCTTGCAGTACCTGAGGTAGTGCAATTCTGAATGGCAATTTTGTTGCTCAATCCTGTCTCAAGTGTCTAAGAAACTAAATATGACTTTTGCTGTTATTGATGTAGTTTCAAATCTGAAAGATAAACTGTGCCAGGCACTCATATTCTTTCCTCTCTTACTATTCTGTGGCATTGAGTAATATTGGTGTATTAGTATATCCGTACATGTGTCCAATTCTCCATCTAAATTGTTCATAGCTGAGTAAATAATATAGGTCCTTCTGAATTGGTGTTGTTTAGCCGCCTGTTGGCAACAGTAAAATGAACATTTAGGTATTAAAATAACTAACTTGAAAGAGTAGAGGAGTAATACAAAGTTGTGGTCACTGTAGTGCATGGTTTCCATAGCGTCATCTAGGTGAAAAGGTGCCCAGGAAATCTTGGCGTCCCCGTCATCATGAGCAGAAGTCAGCAAAAGAGAGGGAGTGTGAACAGAGGAATGAGAGGGGAGCAGGCCAGCAAAGCCAAAATCTTTTCTTTTATAAGGGAAAAATTTATTGAATTCAAGAATGATACAACGGTCTTGAATTGTTTCCTGGCCTCTGCCTGAATGGCACACAGCCTTACACAAAAGAGAAAGTAAATAAAAGACCAGCACACTAATGGCCATGGTCTTGAATTGTTTCCTGGCCTCTGCCTGAATGGCACACAGCCTTACACAAAAGAGAAAGTAAATAAAAGACCAGCACACTAATGGCCATTGAACCGTAGGCTAGACCGCTACCCATGTGCCTGCGTAAAAATATTCTTGGCTGTTTGCACCAACTACTGAGATGCTGCTAGAGCAAAAGCCTGCAAAGAAGGCTTCTGCAGAATAGCCCATGTAGGAATTCAGTGCGCAGCTGGGAAGATAACCTGCAAAAAAGAAGCTTATTTGTTTTAAAAATGATAGTGTTTCTACAAAGCCACAAAGCCCAACAAGTTACTGTTGCCCCGAGAAGCACTAAGCTCTTTAAATCATTATTAAAGCCCGACAGCCAGTTGCCAAACATTTTAGGCACACTACGGGAGGTCGAAAGTCCAGATGCTACTTGAATTACACACCAGGCCATACATGCAAAGCAGCACTGAAAAAAATAGATGTAGCATTCTCTCATCCTTGTGACAGAAACAACATTGTTTGTTGCCTTGCCAATTATGTTTAGCTAAATTGCCTTTTGTCAAGATTACCCCTTTATGGAGGTACCATAAGATTATCTTTATCTTTAGAGGAGCCAGAAAAATGCTACATGGGTACTGCAACATGTATACAAACCTAACTACAGACAACTATTGGGATCTAAACAATCGTTTTTGTAGTTTTGTATCAAATGGTGAAACAAACACTGAAACATCAATGATAAATTTAATCTGAACAAGAAAAATTAGTATCAAGTCTCGTTCTGAAAATGTTGAGGTACAAATATAGTTATATTCAAAATGTATGGGGACTCGTATACTTGAAGTGCTTTTTTTTGTTTTGTATTTCTTCATTTGTTTTTCACCCAAGTTTTATTTTATCATTACCTTTTGCTTCACTGTTGTCTCTTACATTGGCAGATTGTATGATATAATAGATAAACATTTTAACCATTGCGATTCTCTTGCAGGTTGTTATGTTGCTCCTTACCATAATTTTTGCTGTAGTCCATAGTGGTATGGCAAGCCTACGGGAAAGTGGTGAGAAAATAGTGGGGGAGCGTGTTTACCGTGTGCTGTTCGCAGGAATTTCACTGCCTTTAGCAGTTACTACTATTGTGAGTCCTTGGTGTTCTTTTCCCAAAGGCAGATATACCTCAATGATTAACAAATCTTACTGTGCCTTATACAGTTTCCATATCTTTTCAGGTATACTTCATAAATCATCGGTATGATGGTACTCAATTATGGCAAGTTCAGGGAATCACTGGCATTCATGAGCTTCTTTGGTTCTCGTCGTTCATTTCGTTCTTCTTTCTGTATCCATCCACTTTCAATCTCTTGGAAGTGGCAGCTGTGGACAAGCCTAAATTACACATGTGGGAAACAGGAATAATGCGTATTACCAGACATCCACAGGTGATTAGTCTATAAAATATGTAGAATGTGTTCTCTATGATTGCATTGCAGTTTCATATGACCACTTACACACTTCTGATCCACAATTATCATGTAGATGGTTGGTCAGGTAATTTGGTGCCTTGCTCATACACTATGGATTGGCAACTCAGTTGCCGTAGCGGCCTCTGTCGGACTTATCAGCCACCATCTCTTTGGTGCTTGGAATGGTGACAGGAGGCTGTTGTCACGCTATGGTGAAGCCTTCGAAGTACTGAAGAAGAGAACAAGTGTTATGCCCTTCGCTGCGATCATCGATGGACGGCAGAAACTGCCCAAAGATTATCACAAGGAGTTCTTTCGGTTACCATATGTAGCAATCACAATGTTAACCTTGGGTGCATACTTTGCTCATCCATTGATGCAAGCATCCAGCTACCAACTTCCCTGGTAGTGCTATAAACCTATATACATATATGCTCAGTGCTGGAACTGAAAAAACATGACCAGATCAAAAAGAAGAGAAATATGTGCTCCTTTGGTATACATAGTTGAATGCATAATCTTATGTGTACAAATGTACAATTATTTATATTATTAACGGAACTTTTTGTATATGGCATTGGTCAAAACTTTTATCTATGATATACCACAAAAAAATTCATATCCTGATGGTGCCACTGTTCATAAATTTTAATCGAATTGACTATTCCAACAGCCTTCGGTTTAGGTGTGTGTCCATGCGGATTAGATTGCTTGCCATGGGTAagctttattattattattcactTGCTTAGGATTAGGTACACTATAAACCTTTTATGCTCGCAGGAAATGGTCTGTCCGAGATTTGGTATGGAAAGCAGACTTCTGATTTGATCGGCCCAAATTTAGTATTTGAATTTATAACCAGCAGATATTTGCTATAAGACATTCATGGAAACCAACTTTCCATTTGATCGGCACAGATGTATTGTATTGTCCAATTTAAAAATCAATTAGGCCTACCGGTATGGGCCTGCACTTCTATTGTGGGCTCACTGATGAGCTTTAAACTTCAGTTTTCCTGTTACTTTTATGATGCTAACATTGGATACGCACGGCAGGAATGCCGCcgctagagatggcaacgggtaaatATCCACCGGGTATTTTTTCGAAAACGCAGGAGAGCTACGTatcaatatattaagaagaaaaggtGAGGCAAGGAAACCTCGTACAACTCCACACGAACCCACAAACACTAGGCTATAGGGAGAAGGAGAGAATTAACATCGACAACAACAAAAGACATCTACTCCCGTGACCATGGAGACTCAAATTAAAGGATACCCACTGAAATTACTGGAGCATAAGGATGTTAGATAAATCCCTGGCTCCAGCCCTATACCAGAGATGAGCCTCCTCCTTGACCCAATTGATGACCATGCTTTGACTAGGCTGCACACCATTAAAAACACAGCTATTGCGGTGATTCCAGATGGCCCAAGCACCAATAATGATCAAAGAGTTCAAGCCCTTGTGCAGCCCTGTGTTTACTAGACCAGCAGAAAATGCAGCAACCCCTTCCCACCAATCTTCAAAGGAGGAGCACGCAGGGTTAGGAGCAAGATGCTGCAACCCAACAGATTTCATCATCTGAAACCAGACAGCCCGAGAGAAAACACAGGAAACCAGCAAGTGGTTTATCGTTTCTTCCTCTTGATCACAAAGTATACAAAATTGAGGGTGAGGCAGTCCTCTTTTTGCTAGTCGATCTGCTGTCCAGCAGCGATCGTGGGCCACGAGCCACATGAAGAACTTGCATTTATTTGGAGCCCATGATTTCCAAATCCTTTTCCAGGGTTTAAAAGTTGTTGCTCCAAGAAAGAAACCGGTATATGCCGATTTGGCCGAATATAAACCTGAGCTTGAAAGCCTCCAGCTATGCTTATCCTCCTGATCTGGTGTTAAGACCCAGTCTGTAGTGAGGTCCCAAACCTTGAGGAAGTCAGACAAAACATTTACAGTGATAGCTCCTCTAATATCATGGACCCAGCTCCTTGAGATGAGGGCATCGTGGACATTCCTCATTCTAGCCCTAGAAGAGACCATCTGGACCAAATGAGGGGCCAGCTGACATATACTTTGGCCATCGATCCAATTATCTGTCCAAAACAAAGTGTTTCTGCCGTTGCCCACCACCGAGGAGATTGCTACCGAGAAGAAGGCCTTAACTGAAGGATGAGCATTTATTTTAAAGGATGCCCAAGGTCTGCCAGTATCGGTTTTTTCCAGCCAGAGCCAGCGTAATCTAAGAGCCCAATTCATCAAACGCAAATTTAATATACCCAATCCTCTAAATTCTTTTGGCCTTGTAACCTTGTTCCAAGCTACCAAGCAATGTCCTCCCAAAGCTTCTTTCCTCCCTTTCCACAGGAAATTCCTTCTGATCTTGTCAATTGCTTTGAAAACCCAAGAAGGAAGGTCCATGGCCATCATTAAGTAGATATTCATTGAAGACAGGACAGTCTGGACAATAATCAGTCTTCCAGCTCTAGTCAACAGATCAGCTTTCCAGCAGGGAAGACGATCTGCAATTTTATCAATGAATGGCTGAAAGTGTTGTCTGCCGAGCTTCTTTAAGGATAGAGGCACCCCCAAATATTTGCAGGGGAAGTTGACAACAACGCATGGCAGCAGATTATGAATGGTATCCAGATTTTCAGCAGTACAGTGGATGGGGAAAACGCTGCTCTTTGCCAAATTCACTTTGAGCCCAGCTGCCTCCCCAAAAATCCTGATAATGTCCATGGTGATTACTAAATCAAGAGCCACCGGGTGGAGGAAAATCACCACATCATCAGCATAAATAGAGATACGGTTATGAACTGAACTTTCTATCAGAGGCACCATCAAACCATCATTAGCAGCCTCCTTAATTAAAAATAATCCACCGGGTATTATTATTCCATACTCATACCCACGACAAAAAAATAATCTCGTCGGGTTACCCATATCCGCTAGCGGGTATAGATTtatccccatacccatacccgcaTGGGTACGGGTCACCCGTCGGATAACCCATACCCGCAAAGATTCAAGCATCATCAAGTGTATCCATGatccatctaaataccattacaaaaaaTTCAAGCATCATTCAAACATCCATTCAACATCACCATAGGTAATTGCATAAAGTAGCAACACTATGATAGTACCAAATATAGCATTATATGTTTTATTACATGGTCATCATAAGTTgttaagccttctatgacattAAGACCCAAAAGGTTGGTAAATAGTCAAAAGATAGATGACTGAAGTCCTAAGCTGCTAAAGTGCTAACAGCATGGCATCACTTG harbors:
- the LOC100194203 gene encoding 15-cis-zeta-carotene isomerase, chloroplastic, with amino-acid sequence MASQLRLHLAATPPLLPHRRPHLARPLCPTLNPIRAPLPPLSRVLSHARPARAVGGGIEPKEGVVAEGDESGGGPVLVGEDSAAFELKDQSVASWAYFAGILGAVLVALNVLWIDPSTGVGTKFLDAVASVSDSHEVVMLLLTIIFAVVHSGMASLRESGEKIVGERVYRVLFAGISLPLAVTTIVYFINHRYDGTQLWQVQGITGIHELLWFSSFISFFFLYPSTFNLLEVAAVDKPKLHMWETGIMRITRHPQMVGQVIWCLAHTLWIGNSVAVAASVGLISHHLFGAWNGDRRLLSRYGEAFEVLKKRTSVMPFAAIIDGRQKLPKDYHKEFFRLPYVAITMLTLGAYFAHPLMQASSYQLPW